The proteins below are encoded in one region of Pseudomonas entomophila L48:
- a CDS encoding GntR family transcriptional regulator, with product MNEQLQPLKKPARTGKAGRSGTQDDIVYAHIFEAILEQRLAPGTKLSEEALGEIFGVSRTIIRRALSRLAHESVVLLRPNRGAVVASPTVEEARQVFFSRRMVERAITELAVQHATVEQLNELRQMVREERDSFSRGDRGAGIRLSGEFHLKLAEAAGNAPLVSFQRSLVSQTSLIIAQYESGNRSHCSYDEHMQLIDAIEARDAEQAVSLMMHHMDHIDSKLNLDEESASDDLHAVFSHLLQKKPKASAKG from the coding sequence ATGAACGAACAGCTGCAACCTCTGAAAAAACCTGCGCGCACTGGCAAGGCCGGCCGCAGTGGTACCCAGGACGACATCGTCTACGCGCACATCTTCGAGGCGATCCTCGAGCAACGCCTCGCGCCGGGCACCAAGTTGAGCGAGGAAGCGCTGGGCGAAATCTTCGGTGTCAGCCGCACCATCATCCGTCGTGCCTTGTCGCGCCTGGCCCACGAGAGCGTGGTGCTGCTGCGGCCCAACCGCGGCGCGGTGGTGGCCAGCCCGACGGTCGAGGAGGCGCGCCAGGTGTTCTTCTCCAGGCGCATGGTCGAGCGCGCCATCACCGAACTGGCGGTACAGCACGCCACCGTCGAGCAGCTCAACGAACTGCGCCAGATGGTCCGCGAGGAGCGCGACAGCTTCTCCCGGGGCGACCGTGGCGCGGGCATCCGCCTCTCCGGTGAATTCCACCTCAAGCTGGCCGAGGCGGCCGGCAATGCGCCGCTGGTGAGCTTCCAGCGCAGCCTGGTGTCGCAAACCTCGCTGATCATCGCCCAGTACGAAAGCGGCAACCGCTCGCACTGCTCCTACGACGAACACATGCAACTGATCGACGCGATCGAGGCCCGTGACGCGGAGCAGGCGGTGAGCCTGATGATGCATCACATGGACCACATCGACAGCAAGCTCAACCTCGACGAGGAAAGCGCCTCGGACGACCTCCACGCGGTGTTCTCGCACCTGCTGCAGAAAAAGCCCAAGGCTTCGGCCAAGGGTTGA
- the xdhC gene encoding xanthine dehydrogenase accessory protein XdhC, whose translation MHQWINALADHQARGEPCVLVTIIEERGSTPRNAGSKMVVSASSLYDTIGGGHLEFKALHIARQMLEEHRSTPHLERFSLGASLGQCCGGATVLLFEPMTGVQAQIAVFGAGHVGRALVPLLAALPCRVRWIDSREQEFPEQIPNGVSKRVSEDPVDEVADLPAGSYCIVMTHNHQLDLELTAAILKRNDFTWFGLIGSKTKRVKFEHRLRERGFDDALLARMRCPMGLAEVKGKLPIEIAVSIAAEIIATYNACFGQHDAAVNAGPIAQLLPPSRRSQTH comes from the coding sequence ATGCACCAATGGATCAACGCCCTCGCCGACCATCAAGCCCGCGGCGAGCCCTGCGTCCTGGTGACCATCATCGAGGAACGCGGCTCCACGCCGCGCAACGCCGGCTCGAAGATGGTGGTCAGCGCCAGTAGCCTGTACGACACCATCGGCGGTGGCCACCTGGAATTCAAGGCGCTGCACATCGCCCGGCAGATGCTCGAGGAACACCGCAGCACGCCGCACCTGGAGCGTTTCAGCCTGGGCGCCAGCCTCGGCCAATGCTGCGGCGGTGCCACCGTGCTGCTGTTCGAACCCATGACCGGCGTGCAAGCGCAGATCGCGGTATTCGGCGCGGGTCATGTCGGCCGGGCTCTGGTACCCTTGCTCGCCGCGCTGCCCTGCCGGGTGCGCTGGATCGATTCGCGCGAGCAGGAATTCCCCGAGCAGATCCCCAACGGGGTGAGCAAGCGGGTCAGCGAAGACCCGGTCGACGAGGTCGCGGACCTGCCCGCCGGCAGCTACTGCATCGTCATGACCCACAACCACCAGCTCGACCTGGAACTGACCGCCGCCATTCTCAAACGCAATGATTTCACCTGGTTCGGCCTGATCGGTTCGAAGACCAAGCGGGTCAAGTTCGAACACCGCCTGCGCGAGCGCGGTTTCGACGACGCGCTGCTGGCGCGGATGCGCTGCCCGATGGGCCTGGCCGAAGTGAAAGGCAAGCTGCCGATCGAGATCGCCGTGTCCATCGCCGCCGAAATCATTGCCACCTACAACGCCTGTTTCGGCCAGCACGACGCTGCCGTGAACGCAGGCCCGATCGCCCAATTGCTGCCGCCCTCCCGGCGCAGCCAGACCCACTGA
- a CDS encoding sensor domain-containing diguanylate cyclase: MSNPSVPAKLSGRLGDELSAWGVALAALAVGCLLTAALATATHAFYKQQLRQRFELLASERHSRIAERFDEQERRLDGLRRFVGYSREITPREFDGYARPLLHRTQAYSWAPRVAADQREAFEQQAGTLLAQPYRIRDRDALGGWQDAPPRAFYYPVLYTQAASQQDQPYGFDLRGQPQREATLARASRPGSMAVSEPLDMLSVEPAYTRGLLMVAPVFGDAVPLDGPPTGYVMALLSLHQLIVESLPTAVDDSLVVRILDLSTEDSHEVLFDSGNRPAQIGLASSFLLRLADHQYQLDIRPSLGFLVANRSSAVLVVSLLGGLLSVLLATLLFSLFSQRQRALGLVARRTAELRVSEQSLRETHNQLRSVLDAATQVAIIATSLRGVIGTFNAGAERMLGYSADEALGHLTLEDLVQPEELHRRAHALSVRYGREVGAGQAMFAETVQEAGGEPVEWTLVRKDGSHLLANMLVTAVLDEQGLWVGYLAICIDVTERRRVHEALEVRDRLLEKLSAEVPGGIYQYRLDADGHSCFPYASAGLQDIYEVDLAELRRDASAVFERIHPDDLDQVRRSVLYSAEHLTPWREEYRVCLPRAGLRWVRGEATPEIGDHGCTLWHGYLTDISDLKRVEEELRALSITDSLTGIHNRRYFQERLRIELDRAQRDGQGLAVIMLDIDHFKRINDEFGHAVGDRVLRSLCQRIGQRLRRTDVFCRLGGEEFMVLCPGNDAEQARLLALELWQGVRSVPVEGVGRVTASFGVAGWRPGEGADALLLRADAGVYAAKQGGRDRVEAELG; this comes from the coding sequence ATGTCGAACCCAAGCGTGCCTGCGAAGCTGTCCGGCCGGCTCGGCGACGAGCTGTCCGCCTGGGGCGTTGCCCTGGCGGCGTTGGCCGTTGGCTGCCTGCTCACGGCCGCGCTGGCCACCGCCACCCATGCCTTCTACAAGCAGCAACTGCGCCAGCGCTTCGAACTGCTGGCCAGCGAGCGCCATAGCCGCATCGCCGAGCGTTTCGACGAGCAGGAGCGACGCCTGGATGGGTTGCGCCGTTTTGTCGGCTACTCCCGAGAAATCACCCCCCGCGAATTTGATGGCTATGCCCGGCCACTGCTGCACCGCACCCAGGCCTACTCCTGGGCGCCCCGAGTGGCGGCCGACCAGCGTGAAGCGTTCGAGCAACAGGCTGGCACCTTGCTGGCGCAACCCTATCGCATCCGTGACCGGGATGCCCTGGGGGGCTGGCAGGATGCGCCGCCGCGCGCGTTCTACTACCCCGTGCTGTATACCCAGGCCGCGAGCCAGCAGGATCAACCCTATGGCTTCGACCTGCGCGGCCAGCCCCAGCGCGAGGCCACCCTGGCCCGGGCCTCGCGCCCGGGAAGCATGGCGGTGTCCGAGCCGCTGGACATGCTGAGCGTGGAGCCTGCCTACACCCGTGGCCTGCTGATGGTTGCGCCGGTGTTCGGCGATGCGGTGCCGCTGGATGGCCCGCCCACCGGTTATGTCATGGCCTTGCTGAGCCTGCACCAGTTGATCGTCGAAAGCCTGCCGACGGCCGTCGATGACAGCCTGGTGGTGCGTATCCTCGACCTGTCGACTGAAGATAGTCATGAAGTGCTGTTCGATTCGGGCAACCGGCCCGCGCAGATCGGGCTGGCCAGCAGCTTCCTGTTGCGTCTGGCCGATCATCAGTACCAGCTCGATATCCGGCCGAGCCTGGGCTTTCTGGTTGCCAACCGCTCCTCTGCCGTCCTGGTGGTCAGCCTGTTGGGTGGCCTGCTCAGCGTGTTGCTGGCGACGTTGCTGTTCAGCCTGTTCAGCCAGCGCCAACGTGCCCTGGGGTTGGTCGCCCGGCGCACCGCCGAGCTGCGGGTCAGCGAGCAGTCGCTCAGGGAAACCCACAACCAGCTGCGCAGTGTGTTGGATGCCGCGACCCAAGTGGCGATCATCGCCACCAGCCTGCGCGGGGTGATCGGCACCTTCAATGCCGGTGCCGAGCGCATGCTGGGTTACTCGGCCGATGAGGCGCTGGGGCACCTGACCCTCGAGGACCTGGTCCAGCCTGAGGAGCTGCACCGCCGCGCCCACGCATTGAGCGTGCGCTATGGCCGCGAGGTCGGCGCGGGCCAGGCGATGTTCGCCGAAACCGTGCAGGAAGCGGGAGGCGAGCCGGTCGAGTGGACGCTGGTGCGCAAGGATGGCAGTCATTTGCTGGCCAACATGCTGGTGACTGCCGTGCTTGATGAGCAGGGGCTGTGGGTCGGTTACCTGGCGATCTGCATCGATGTCACCGAACGGCGGCGGGTCCATGAGGCGCTGGAGGTCCGTGACCGGTTGCTGGAAAAGCTCAGCGCCGAGGTACCGGGGGGTATCTATCAGTATCGCCTGGATGCCGACGGCCATTCGTGTTTCCCCTATGCCAGCGCGGGCTTGCAGGACATCTACGAAGTCGATCTGGCCGAGTTGCGCCGGGACGCCAGCGCGGTGTTCGAGCGCATTCACCCCGACGACCTGGACCAGGTGCGGCGCTCGGTGCTGTATTCGGCCGAGCACCTCACACCCTGGCGCGAGGAGTATCGGGTGTGCCTGCCGCGGGCGGGGTTGCGCTGGGTCCGGGGGGAGGCGACGCCGGAGATCGGTGACCACGGCTGTACATTGTGGCACGGCTACCTGACGGACATTTCCGATCTCAAGCGGGTGGAAGAAGAGCTGCGCGCATTGTCGATCACCGATTCACTGACGGGGATCCATAACCGGCGGTATTTCCAGGAGCGCCTGCGCATCGAGCTGGACCGCGCCCAGCGGGATGGGCAGGGGCTGGCGGTGATCATGCTCGACATCGACCACTTCAAACGGATCAACGATGAGTTCGGGCATGCGGTGGGTGACCGGGTGTTGCGCAGCCTGTGCCAGCGCATCGGCCAGCGGTTGCGGCGTACCGATGTGTTCTGTCGGCTGGGTGGCGAGGAGTTCATGGTGTTGTGCCCGGGGAACGATGCCGAACAGGCGCGGCTGCTGGCGCTGGAGCTGTGGCAGGGGGTGCGCAGTGTGCCCGTCGAGGGAGTGGGGCGGGTGACAGCGAGCTTTGGCGTTGCGGGGTGGCGGCCTGGGGAGGGGGCGGATGCGTTGTTGCTGCGGGCGGATGCGGGGGTGTATGCGGCGAAGCAGGGGGGCAGGGATCGGGTGGAGGCGGAGTTGGGGTGA
- the xdhB gene encoding xanthine dehydrogenase molybdopterin binding subunit encodes MSNHHAVKSQAEMAALFSQDLTTGVGRSLKHDSADKHVAGEAVYIDDRLEFPNQLHVYARTADRAHARILRIDTTPCYQFEGVRIAITHEDIPGLKDIGPVVAGDPLLAIDKVEFFGQPVLAVAARDLETARRAAMAAIVEYEDLEPVLDVVEALRKKHFVLDSHTHQRGDSAAALASAPHRIQGSLHIGGQEHFYLETQISSVMPSEDGGMIVYCSTQNPTEVQKLVAEVLDVPMHKIVVDMRRMGGGFGGKETQAASPACLCAVIARLTGQPTKMRLPRVEDMMMTGKRHPFYVEYDVGFDDTGRLHGINFDLAGNCGYSPDLSGSIVDRAMFHSDNAYYLGDATVHGHRCKTNTASNTAYRGFGGPQGMVAIEQVMDHIARHLALDPLAVRKANYYGKTERNVTHYYQTVEHNMLEEMTAEIEASSDYHERRESIRRFNANSPVLKKGLALTPVKFGISFTATFLNQAGALIHIYTDGSIHLNHGGTEMGQGLNTKVAQVVAQVFQVDFNRIQITATNTDKVPNTSPTAASSGADLNGKAAQNAAEILKKRLTEFAARHYNVTEEDVEFRNGHVRVRDQIVSFEQLVQQAYFAQVSLSTTGFYRTPKIFYDRSQARGRPFYYFAFGAACVEVIVDTLTGEYKMLRADILHDVGDSLNPAIDIGQVEGGFVQGMGWLTTEELVWNNKGKLMTNGPASYKIPAIADMPVDMRVKLVENRKNPEDTVFHSKAVGEPPFMLGIAAWCAIKDAVASIADYRVQPDIDAPSTPERVLWGCEQMRKAVAAAQPAEQELEPVTH; translated from the coding sequence ATGTCTAACCATCACGCCGTCAAGAGCCAGGCCGAGATGGCCGCACTGTTCAGCCAGGACCTGACCACCGGGGTCGGTCGCAGCCTCAAGCACGACAGCGCCGACAAGCACGTGGCGGGCGAAGCGGTGTACATCGACGACCGCCTGGAATTCCCCAACCAGTTGCACGTCTACGCGCGCACCGCGGACCGCGCCCACGCGCGCATCCTGCGCATCGACACCACACCCTGCTACCAGTTCGAGGGGGTGCGCATCGCCATCACCCACGAAGACATCCCTGGGCTGAAGGACATTGGCCCGGTGGTCGCCGGCGACCCGCTGCTGGCCATCGACAAGGTCGAGTTCTTCGGCCAGCCGGTGCTCGCCGTGGCCGCCCGCGACCTGGAAACCGCCCGCCGCGCGGCGATGGCGGCGATTGTCGAGTACGAAGACCTGGAACCGGTGCTGGACGTGGTCGAGGCGCTGCGCAAGAAGCACTTCGTGCTCGACAGCCACACCCACCAGCGCGGTGATTCGGCTGCGGCCCTGGCCAGCGCGCCGCACCGCATCCAGGGCAGCCTGCACATCGGTGGCCAGGAACACTTCTACCTGGAAACCCAGATCAGCTCGGTGATGCCCAGCGAAGATGGCGGCATGATCGTCTACTGCTCCACGCAGAACCCCACCGAGGTGCAGAAGCTGGTCGCCGAAGTGCTCGACGTACCGATGCACAAGATCGTCGTCGACATGCGCCGCATGGGCGGCGGCTTCGGTGGCAAGGAAACCCAGGCCGCCAGCCCCGCCTGCCTGTGCGCGGTGATCGCGCGCCTGACCGGCCAGCCGACCAAGATGCGCCTGCCCCGCGTCGAAGACATGATGATGACCGGCAAGCGCCACCCGTTCTACGTGGAGTACGACGTCGGCTTCGACGACACTGGCCGCCTGCACGGGATCAACTTCGACCTGGCCGGCAACTGCGGCTATTCACCGGACCTGTCCGGGTCGATCGTCGACCGCGCCATGTTCCACTCCGACAACGCCTACTACCTGGGCGACGCCACGGTGCATGGCCACCGCTGCAAGACCAACACCGCCTCCAACACCGCCTACCGCGGCTTCGGTGGCCCGCAGGGAATGGTCGCCATCGAGCAGGTGATGGACCATATCGCCCGCCACCTGGCCCTCGACCCGCTGGCCGTGCGCAAGGCCAACTACTACGGCAAGACCGAGCGTAACGTCACCCATTACTACCAGACCGTCGAGCACAACATGCTCGAGGAGATGACCGCCGAGATCGAGGCCAGCAGCGACTACCACGAGCGCCGCGAATCGATCCGCCGTTTCAACGCCAATAGCCCGGTGCTGAAGAAAGGCCTGGCGCTGACCCCGGTCAAGTTCGGTATCTCGTTCACCGCCACCTTCCTCAACCAGGCAGGTGCGTTGATCCACATCTACACCGACGGCAGCATCCACCTCAACCACGGTGGCACCGAGATGGGCCAGGGCCTGAATACCAAGGTCGCGCAGGTGGTGGCGCAGGTGTTCCAGGTCGATTTCAACCGTATCCAGATCACCGCCACCAACACCGACAAGGTACCCAACACTTCGCCGACCGCCGCCTCCAGCGGCGCCGACCTGAACGGCAAGGCCGCGCAGAACGCCGCCGAGATCCTGAAGAAGCGCCTGACCGAGTTCGCCGCGCGGCACTACAACGTGACCGAGGAAGACGTCGAGTTCCGCAACGGCCATGTGCGCGTGCGCGACCAGATCGTCAGCTTCGAGCAACTGGTGCAACAGGCCTACTTCGCCCAGGTATCGCTGTCGACCACCGGTTTCTACCGCACGCCGAAGATCTTCTACGACCGTTCCCAGGCCCGTGGCCGGCCGTTCTATTACTTCGCCTTCGGCGCCGCTTGCGTGGAAGTGATCGTCGACACTTTGACCGGCGAGTACAAAATGCTGCGCGCCGACATCCTGCACGACGTCGGCGACTCGCTGAACCCGGCCATCGACATCGGCCAGGTGGAAGGCGGCTTCGTCCAGGGCATGGGTTGGCTGACCACCGAAGAGCTGGTGTGGAACAACAAGGGCAAGCTGATGACCAACGGCCCGGCCAGCTACAAGATCCCGGCCATCGCCGACATGCCGGTGGACATGCGCGTGAAGCTGGTGGAGAACCGCAAGAACCCCGAGGACACGGTGTTCCACTCCAAGGCCGTGGGCGAACCGCCGTTCATGCTGGGGATCGCCGCCTGGTGCGCGATCAAGGATGCCGTGGCGAGCATCGCCGACTACCGCGTGCAGCCGGACATCGACGCGCCGTCGACGCCGGAGCGGGTACTGTGGGGTTGCGAGCAGATGCGCAAGGCGGTGGCCGCGGCGCAGCCTGCCGAGCAAGAACTGGAACCCGTGACGCACTGA
- the aqpZ gene encoding aquaporin Z, with translation MTTSLGVRMGAELVGTFWLVLGGCGSAVLAASSPVGIGVLGVAFAFGLTVLTMAFAIGHISGCHLNPAVSFGLVVGGRFPAKELLPYVIAQVIGAIIAAAVIYFIASGKAGFELSNGLASNGYAEHSPGGYTLAAGFVSEVVMTAMFLVVIMGATDARAPAGFAPIAIGLALTLIHLISIPVTNTSVNPARSTGPALFVGGWALQQLWLFWVAPLIGAAIGGALYRGLAKQP, from the coding sequence ATGACTACGTCCCTCGGTGTGCGCATGGGTGCCGAACTGGTCGGCACTTTCTGGCTGGTGCTGGGTGGTTGCGGCAGCGCGGTACTGGCCGCCAGCTCACCTGTCGGCATTGGTGTCCTCGGCGTCGCCTTCGCGTTCGGCCTGACGGTCCTGACCATGGCCTTCGCCATCGGCCATATCTCCGGTTGCCACCTCAACCCCGCCGTGTCGTTCGGACTGGTGGTGGGTGGGCGGTTCCCGGCAAAAGAACTGCTGCCCTACGTGATCGCCCAGGTAATCGGCGCGATCATCGCGGCGGCAGTGATCTACTTCATTGCCAGCGGCAAGGCGGGCTTCGAACTGTCGAACGGGTTGGCGTCCAATGGCTACGCCGAGCATTCGCCTGGCGGTTACACGCTGGCGGCGGGCTTCGTCAGCGAAGTGGTGATGACGGCGATGTTCCTGGTGGTGATCATGGGCGCCACCGACGCCCGTGCGCCGGCCGGTTTCGCGCCGATCGCCATCGGCCTGGCCCTGACCCTGATCCACCTGATCTCGATTCCGGTGACCAACACCTCAGTCAACCCCGCGCGTAGCACGGGGCCGGCGTTGTTCGTCGGTGGCTGGGCACTGCAGCAGCTGTGGCTGTTCTGGGTGGCGCCGCTGATCGGGGCGGCGATTGGCGGCGCGCTGTACCGGGGCCTGGCCAAGCAACCTTAG
- a CDS encoding NCS2 family permease, whose protein sequence is MESRKSEAPTLDLAPPLETSWLERIFKLKRHGTTVRTELIAGVTTFITMAYIIFVNPNIMADAGIDHGAAFVATCIAAALGCLLMGLYANWPVGLAPGMGLNAFFTYTVVGTMGYTWQAALGAVFISGVLFMFLTLSRVREWLLNSIPVSLRHAMGAGVGLFLGLIGLKTAGIVVDSPATLIKLGSLHEPGPLLAAICFLMIAVLSYHRVFGAILISIISVTLAGWGLGLVQYGGVFSLPPSLAPTWMAMDVAGVFNVSMISVVLAFLFVHMFDTAGTLMGVAQRAGLVAPDGRIENLSRALKADSASSVFGAAVGVPPVTSYVESAAGVAAGGRTGLTAVVVGLLFVAAMFFAPLAGMIPAYATAGALIYVAMLMMGSMAHINWDEATDSIPAIVTVIMMPLTFSVADGIALGFISYVALKAGTGKFKEISASLWVLCVIFIAKFVFL, encoded by the coding sequence GTGGAAAGCCGCAAATCCGAAGCCCCTACGCTGGATCTCGCCCCACCGCTCGAAACGAGCTGGCTGGAGCGGATTTTCAAACTCAAGCGACATGGCACTACCGTCAGGACCGAACTGATTGCCGGGGTGACCACCTTCATCACCATGGCCTACATCATCTTCGTCAACCCCAACATCATGGCCGACGCTGGCATCGATCATGGCGCGGCCTTCGTCGCCACCTGCATCGCCGCCGCGCTGGGCTGCCTGCTGATGGGCCTGTACGCCAACTGGCCGGTCGGCCTGGCGCCGGGCATGGGGCTCAACGCGTTCTTCACCTATACCGTGGTCGGCACCATGGGCTACACCTGGCAGGCCGCGCTGGGCGCGGTGTTCATCTCGGGTGTGCTGTTCATGTTCCTGACCTTGTCGCGGGTGCGCGAATGGCTGCTCAACAGCATTCCGGTCAGCCTGCGCCACGCCATGGGCGCCGGTGTGGGCCTGTTCCTCGGGCTGATCGGCCTGAAGACTGCCGGTATCGTGGTCGACAGCCCGGCCACCCTGATCAAGCTTGGCTCGCTGCATGAGCCTGGCCCGCTGCTGGCGGCGATCTGCTTCCTGATGATCGCCGTGCTCAGCTACCACCGGGTGTTCGGGGCCATCCTCATCAGCATCATCAGCGTCACCCTGGCCGGCTGGGGCCTGGGCCTGGTGCAGTATGGCGGAGTGTTCTCGCTGCCACCGAGCCTGGCGCCGACCTGGATGGCCATGGACGTCGCGGGGGTATTCAACGTCAGCATGATCAGCGTGGTGCTGGCGTTCCTGTTCGTGCACATGTTCGATACCGCTGGCACGCTGATGGGCGTGGCCCAGCGGGCCGGGCTGGTGGCGCCTGACGGGCGTATCGAAAACCTGTCGCGGGCCTTGAAGGCCGACAGTGCCTCCAGCGTGTTTGGCGCGGCGGTGGGCGTGCCTCCGGTGACCAGCTACGTGGAGAGTGCCGCAGGCGTGGCGGCCGGTGGCCGCACGGGCCTCACCGCCGTGGTGGTCGGCCTGCTGTTCGTCGCCGCGATGTTCTTCGCGCCGCTGGCGGGGATGATCCCGGCCTATGCGACGGCCGGGGCGCTGATCTACGTGGCGATGCTGATGATGGGCAGCATGGCGCATATCAACTGGGACGAGGCCACCGACAGCATTCCGGCGATCGTCACGGTGATCATGATGCCGCTGACGTTCTCCGTGGCGGACGGGATTGCCCTGGGCTTCATCAGCTATGTGGCGTTGAAGGCGGGGACCGGCAAGTTCAAGGAGATTTCCGCGAGCCTGTGGGTGCTGTGCGTGATCTTCATTGCCAAGTTCGTGTTTCTTTGA
- the guaD gene encoding guanine deaminase — translation MTATRKAYRAAILHSIADPAEVGLEASQEYYEDGLLVVDNGRIKALGHACDLLPTLDDAIEVVHYPDTLITPGFIDTHIHFPQTGMIGSYGEQLLDWLNTYTFPCEKQFADKAHADEVAKIFLKELLRNGTTTALVFGSVHPESVNALFEEAERLDLRLIAGKVMMDRNAPDYLTDTAESGYTESKALIERWHGKGRLHYAVTPRFAPTSTPEQLALAGQLLKEHPGVYMHTHLSENLKEIEWVKALFPEQNGYLDVYDHFELLGERSVFAHGVHLCDDECKRLAETGSAIAFCPTSNLFLGSGLFNLPQAERFKVNVGLGTDVGAGTSFSLLNTLNEAYKVMQLQGARLHPFKSLYLATLGGARALRLDDRIGSLRPGNDADFVVLDYKATPLLDYRIQQSNSIEETLFVLTTLGDDRTVRETYAAGRCVHQR, via the coding sequence ATGACCGCAACACGCAAAGCCTACCGCGCCGCCATCCTGCACAGCATCGCCGACCCGGCCGAAGTCGGCCTGGAGGCCTCCCAGGAGTACTACGAGGACGGCCTGCTGGTAGTCGACAACGGCCGCATCAAGGCCCTCGGCCACGCCTGCGACCTGCTGCCGACCCTGGATGACGCCATCGAGGTGGTGCACTACCCGGACACCCTGATCACTCCGGGCTTCATCGACACCCACATCCACTTCCCGCAGACCGGCATGATCGGTTCCTATGGCGAACAACTGCTGGATTGGCTGAACACCTACACCTTCCCCTGCGAAAAGCAGTTCGCCGACAAGGCACACGCCGATGAAGTGGCGAAAATTTTCCTGAAGGAGCTGCTGCGCAACGGCACCACCACCGCCCTGGTGTTTGGCAGCGTGCACCCCGAGTCGGTAAACGCCCTGTTCGAGGAAGCCGAGCGCCTGGACCTGCGCCTGATCGCCGGCAAAGTGATGATGGACCGCAACGCCCCTGACTACCTGACCGACACGGCCGAATCCGGCTACACCGAGAGCAAGGCACTGATCGAGCGCTGGCACGGCAAGGGCCGTCTGCACTACGCGGTCACGCCGCGCTTCGCGCCCACCAGCACCCCGGAACAACTGGCCCTGGCCGGCCAGCTGCTCAAGGAACACCCAGGCGTGTACATGCACACCCACCTGTCCGAGAACCTCAAGGAAATCGAGTGGGTCAAGGCGCTGTTCCCCGAGCAGAATGGCTACCTGGATGTGTACGACCACTTCGAGCTGCTTGGCGAGCGCTCGGTGTTCGCCCACGGCGTGCACCTGTGCGACGACGAGTGCAAGCGCCTGGCCGAAACCGGCTCGGCCATAGCCTTCTGCCCGACCTCCAACCTGTTCCTGGGCAGCGGCCTGTTCAACCTGCCCCAGGCCGAGCGTTTCAAGGTCAATGTAGGCCTGGGCACCGACGTGGGCGCCGGCACCAGCTTCTCGCTGCTCAACACCCTGAACGAGGCCTACAAGGTGATGCAGCTGCAAGGCGCGCGCCTGCACCCGTTCAAGTCGCTGTACCTGGCCACCCTCGGCGGCGCCCGCGCCCTGCGCCTGGACGACCGCATCGGCAGCCTGCGCCCAGGCAACGATGCCGACTTCGTGGTGCTCGACTACAAGGCCACGCCGCTGCTGGACTACCGTATCCAGCAGTCCAACAGCATCGAGGAAACCCTGTTCGTGCTCACCACCTTGGGTGACGATCGTACCGTGCGTGAAACCTACGCCGCCGGCCGCTGCGTGCACCAGCGCTAA